In Oscillatoria acuminata PCC 6304, a single window of DNA contains:
- a CDS encoding molybdopterin oxidoreductase family protein: protein MSTQPTKTLCPYCGVGCGLEVSPPAQPGKATHRDSEGKPMWKVQGDRTHPSSQGMVCVKGATIAESLDKDRLKYPMIRASLDEPFRRATWEEAFTLIVDRIKTVQSTLGSDGICMYGSGQFQTEDYYIAQKLMKGCLGTNNFDANSRLCMSSAVAGYIQSLGSDGPPTCYDDLEQTDCAFLIGTNAAECHPIAFNRLRKYHKKNKNVKLIVVDPRRTTTAEAADLYLGIRPGTDIDLLNGIAYLLMEWGHLNSVFIDECTSGFPQYAEVIRHYPPQIVAERCGIRIDELETAARYWSESQRVLSLWSMGMNQSSEGTAKVRSLINLHLMTAQIGKPGAGPFSLTGQPNAMGGREAGGLANLLPGYRLVKNPEHRRDIEQFWGLPEGRIAPEVGLTAWDMITGLETGIVGLLWVAATNPAVSMPDIERTKAALRRSPFTVYQDAYYPTETAAYAHVLLPAAQWGEKTGAMTNSERVVTLCPAFREPPGQAKPDWEIFAEVGCRLGFAEQFPFENSAQVYAEFVQITRDRVCDMTGLSHERLAEQGPTQWPYPEGQPIAQINKRLYTDWRFPTPDGRARFGAHHAKGLAEPPDPNYPFVLTTGRLYGHWHTLTRTGRIDKIVKMHPNPFIEIHPRDAKKLDIVEGMRIEVRSRRGMARFPAKVTQAIAPGTVFVPMHWGELWGDKTEANALTHPEACPSSLQPELKACAVQLIPLPEDGTLSETETIEQSDSIAIAFAPRSAIATRS from the coding sequence ATGTCTACTCAACCCACCAAAACCCTGTGTCCTTACTGCGGAGTTGGCTGCGGATTAGAAGTTTCCCCTCCCGCACAACCGGGAAAAGCCACCCATCGGGACAGTGAAGGTAAACCGATGTGGAAAGTCCAGGGCGATCGCACTCATCCCTCCTCACAAGGGATGGTTTGCGTCAAAGGTGCTACCATCGCCGAATCCCTCGACAAAGACCGCCTCAAATATCCAATGATCCGCGCTTCCCTAGACGAACCCTTTCGCCGCGCCACCTGGGAAGAAGCCTTTACCTTAATCGTCGATCGCATTAAAACCGTCCAGTCCACCCTCGGCAGCGACGGCATCTGTATGTATGGGTCTGGACAATTCCAAACCGAAGACTACTACATCGCCCAAAAACTCATGAAAGGCTGCCTCGGCACCAATAACTTTGATGCCAACTCCCGCCTCTGTATGTCCTCCGCCGTTGCCGGATACATTCAGAGTCTGGGCTCTGACGGTCCTCCCACCTGTTACGACGACCTCGAACAAACCGACTGTGCCTTTCTCATCGGCACCAACGCCGCCGAATGTCATCCCATCGCCTTCAACCGACTCCGCAAGTATCATAAAAAAAATAAAAACGTCAAACTGATCGTCGTCGATCCCCGTCGGACCACCACCGCCGAAGCAGCCGACCTCTATTTAGGCATTCGCCCGGGAACCGATATTGACCTCCTCAACGGCATCGCCTACTTACTCATGGAGTGGGGACATCTCAACAGCGTCTTTATTGACGAATGCACCTCGGGATTCCCCCAATATGCCGAAGTAATTCGCCACTATCCCCCGCAAATTGTCGCCGAACGCTGTGGCATCCGCATCGATGAATTAGAAACCGCCGCCCGCTATTGGAGTGAATCCCAGCGCGTTTTATCCCTGTGGTCAATGGGGATGAATCAGTCCTCGGAAGGCACAGCCAAAGTCCGCAGTTTGATTAACCTGCACCTGATGACCGCACAAATTGGTAAACCCGGTGCCGGTCCCTTCTCACTCACCGGACAACCCAACGCAATGGGAGGGAGAGAAGCGGGAGGATTAGCCAATCTCCTCCCGGGATACCGCCTGGTCAAAAATCCCGAACATCGCCGGGATATCGAACAATTTTGGGGACTCCCAGAAGGCAGAATCGCCCCGGAAGTGGGTCTGACTGCCTGGGACATGATTACTGGATTAGAAACCGGAATCGTGGGGTTATTGTGGGTGGCAGCAACCAATCCAGCAGTGAGTATGCCGGATATTGAACGGACCAAAGCTGCCTTAAGGCGATCGCCTTTTACAGTCTATCAAGACGCCTACTATCCCACGGAAACCGCTGCCTACGCGCACGTTCTGTTACCGGCAGCGCAATGGGGTGAAAAAACCGGGGCGATGACCAATTCCGAACGAGTGGTGACCCTCTGTCCCGCCTTTCGCGAACCCCCCGGACAAGCGAAACCCGATTGGGAAATCTTTGCCGAAGTCGGATGCAGATTGGGATTTGCCGAACAGTTTCCCTTTGAGAATTCGGCCCAAGTCTATGCAGAATTCGTACAAATCACCCGCGATCGCGTCTGTGACATGACAGGGTTAAGCCACGAACGCCTCGCGGAACAAGGACCGACCCAGTGGCCCTATCCGGAGGGACAACCCATCGCGCAGATCAACAAACGCCTCTACACCGACTGGAGATTTCCCACTCCTGACGGACGCGCCCGCTTTGGGGCCCATCACGCCAAAGGACTGGCAGAACCCCCGGACCCCAATTATCCGTTTGTTCTCACAACAGGCCGCCTCTACGGACATTGGCATACCTTAACGCGGACCGGCAGAATCGATAAAATTGTCAAAATGCACCCCAATCCGTTTATTGAGATTCATCCCCGGGATGCCAAGAAATTGGACATCGTGGAGGGGATGAGAATCGAAGTGCGATCGCGCCGAGGCATGGCAAGATTTCCCGCCAAAGTCACCCAGGCGATCGCCCCGGGTACCGTCTTCGTCCCCATGCACTGGGGAGAACTCTGGGGCGATAAAACCGAAGCCAACGCCCTCACCCACCCCGAAGCCTGTCCCTCCTCCCTGCAACCCGAATTAAAAGCCTGTGCGGTCCAACTGATCCCCCTCCCAGAAGACGGAACTCTCAGCGAAACCGAAACCATCGAACAAAGTGACTCCATTGCGATCGCCTTTGCACCGCGATCGGCGATCGCCACCCGTTCTTAA